A single region of the Felis catus isolate Fca126 chromosome F2, F.catus_Fca126_mat1.0, whole genome shotgun sequence genome encodes:
- the TONSL gene encoding tonsoku-like protein isoform X2: MNVERELRQLSKAKAKAQRSGQLRDEAALSHQLGELLASHGRYAEALREHQHELQLLESIDDPLGCAVAHRKIGERLAELEDYSAALKHQHRYLELARSLSNHTELQRAWATIGRTYLDIYDHCQSQDALLQAQTAFEKSLAIVDEKLQGTLTKRELSEMRTRLYLNLGLTFESLQQMAPCNDYFRKSIFLAEQNRLYEDLFRARYNLGAIHWRRGQHSQAMRCLEGARECARALRKELMESDCCVLISQIFQDLGDFLAAKRALKKAYRLGFQKPLQKAAICRTLKYVLAVVQLQQQLQESEASDPQRAMGICEQLGDLFSKAGDFPKAAEAYQKQLYFAELLSRPGPELAVIHVSLAATLGDMKDHRRAVSHYEQELRLRGGDALEEAKTWLNIALSREEAGDAYELLAPCFQKALSCAQQAQRPQLQRQVLQHLHSVQLRLQPQEAPGTEARLQELSVPRDQEEDEDKEEEGDGDTPEASDVELSESEGDAEGWSQQPEEDEELRACLGRQTVNKWNRRNDVGETLLHRACIEGRLGRVQDLVRQGHPLNPRDYCGWTPLHEACNYGHLDIVRFLLDHGAVVDDPGGQGCEGITPLHDALNCGHFEVAELLIERGASVTLRTTKGHSPLETLQQWVRLYGKDLDSETREKAGAMERLLRAAPSGRAPHGSQAPHALPRNQLFDPEVSPPSSPCPGPPETSQARARVSLGQTVPAVTRPRRSRHKLASSSSSEGEDNPGPPRPNQKRPRHSVQPQQDKARTPGSTSNREAAAASAPWVGVRGVGSAQSCHLGSGPPWGPGEATLQRPALIPEEECLASDWLEDDSPLLHSRQDGHLPRSPGSGDSTGRSASGSGNKSSSRPRARARQSRLPRLRSCGALVRAGGDGSSAAEPPWSPDVSRASGPSGEKSPVAGQPSGPSLPPPIRVRVRVQDSLFLIPVPHSREVHSVAWLADQAAQRYCQACGLLPRLVLRKEGALLAPQDPIPDVLQSNEEVLAEVTSWDLPPLADRYRRACQSLQQEEHQEVLQAMECQGSGPSFSACSLALRQTQLTPLLRALKLHAALRELHLAGNRLGDGCAAELLAALGTMPGLILLDLSSNHLGPEGLRQLATGLLGQTTLQNLEELDLSMNPLGDGSGQALAFILQACPSLSTLHLQACGFGPSFFLSHQAALGSAFQDAKHLKTLSLSYNILGTSALAQALRSLPAHTLQRLELSSVAASKSDSDLVEPVVRFLTKEGCALTHLSLSANHLGDKAVRELSRCLPLCPSLISLDLSANPEIGRVGLEELLSALQVRPQGLSFLGLSGCAVQGPLGLGLWDRITTQLQELQLCSRRLSTEDRDALRQLLPGQPGSACTLDRGPQLFYRRL, translated from the exons ATGAATGTGGAGCGCGAGCTTCGTC agCTGAGCAAGGCTAAggccaaggcccagagaagcGGGCAGCTGCGGGACGAGGCCGCCCTCTCCCACCAGCTGGGGGAACTCCTGGCCAGCCATG GCCGCTACGCAGAGGCCCTGCGAGAGCACCAGCATGAGCTACAGCTCCTGGAGAGCATCGATGACCCTCTGGGCTGTGCCGTGGCCCACCGCAAGATCGGAGAGCGACTGGCTGAGCTGGAGGATTACTCAGCTGCCCTGAAG CACCAGCACCGCTACTTGGAGCTGGCCCGTTCCCTGTCTAATCATACTGAGCTGCAGAGGGCCTGGGCCACCATTGGCCGCACTTACCTGGACATCTATGACCACTGTCAGTCACAGGACGCCTTGCTGCAGGCACAGACTGCCTTTGAGAAGAGCTTGGCTATTGTGGACGAGAAGCTGCAGG GGACGCTGACCAAGCGAGAGCTGAGTGAGATGAGGACCCGACTCTACCTCAACCTGGGCCTCACTTTCGAGAGCCTGCAGCAGATGGCCCCGTGCAATGACTATTTCCGGAAGAGCATCTTCCTTGCCGA GCAGAACCGCCTCTACGAGGACCTATTCCGTGCCCGCTACAACCTGGGTGCCATCCACTGGCGCCGAGGGCAGCACTCCCAAGCCATGCGCTGCCTGGAGGGGGCCCGTGAGTGCGCACGTGCCCTGAGGAAGGAGCTCATGGAGAGTGACTGCTGCGTGCTCATCTCCCAG atCTTCCAAGACCTGGGGGACTTTTTGGCTGCCAAAAGAGCCCTGAAGAAAGCCTACAGGCTGGGCTTTCAGAAGCCTTTGCAGAAGGCAGCGATCTGCCGGACCCTTAAATATG TGCTGGCAGTGGTCCAGCTGCAGCAGCAGCTGCAAGAGTCGGAGGCCAGTGACCCCCAGCGTGCCATGGGCATCTGTGAGCAGCTGGGGGACCTGTTCTCTAAGGCAGGCGACTTCCCCAAGGCGGCCGAGGCCTACCAGAAGCAG CTGTATTTTGCAGAACTGCTAAGCAGGCCGGGGCCCGAGCTGGCCGTCATCCACGTGTCCCTGGCCGCCACCTTGGGAGACATGAAGGACCACCGCCGGGCCGTGTCCCACTATGAACAGGAGCTGAGGCTGCGTGGTGGCGACGCCCTGGAG gAGGCCAAGACCTGGTTAAACATTGCGCTATCCCGAGAGGAGGCCGGCGATGCCTATGAGCTGCTGGCACCATGCTTCCAAAAGGCTCTCAGCTGTGCCCAGCAGGCCCAGCGGCCCCAGCTGCAG AGGCAGGTCTTACAGCACCTCCACAGCGTGCAGCTAAGGCTGCAGCCCCAGGAGGCCCCTGGCACTGAAGCCAGGCTGCAGGAGCTGAGTGTGCCCAGAGACCAGGAGGAGGACGAGGataaggaggaggagggtgatggTGACACCCCCGAGGCCAGCGACGTGGAGCTCTCGGAGAGTG AGGGTGATGCTGAGGGCTGGTCCCAGCAGCCGGAGGAGGACGAGGAGCTGCGGGCCTGCCTGGGCCGGCAGACGGTGAACAAG TGGAACCGGCGCAATGATGTTGGGGAGACTCTGCTACACCGAGCTTGCATCGAGGGCCGCCTGGGTCGTGTCCAGGACCTTGTAAGGCAG GGCCACCCCCTGAACCCTCGGGACTACTGTGGCTGGACACCCCTGCATGAGGCCTGCAATTATGGGCATCTGG ACATTGTCCGCTTCCTGCTGGACCACGGGGCTGTGGTAGATGACCCAGGCGGCCAGGGCTGTGAAGGCATCACCCCTCTGCACGATGCCCTCAACTGCGGCCACTTCGAGGTGGCTGAACTGCTCATTGAACGGGGAGCGTCAGTCACACTCCGAACCACGAAG GGGCACAGCCCGCTGGAGACACTGCAGCAGTGGGTGAGGCTGTATGGCAAGGATCTGGACAGCGAAACCCGAGAGAAGGCTGGTGCCATGGAGAGGCTGCTCCGGGCGGCCCCCTCAGGCCGAG CTCCCCACGGTTCCCAGGCTCCCCACGCTCTTCCACGTAACCAGCTGTTTGACCCTGAGGTCTCTCCTCCCTCGAGCCCCTGCCCAGGACCCCCAGAGACCTCTCAGGCTCGTGCCAGGGTCTCTCTGGGGCAGACAGTTCCAGCTGTGACCAGGCCTCGGAGGAGCAGGCACAAACTGGCCAGCAGTAGCAGCTCAGAGGGTGAGGACAACCCAGGCCCCCCCCGACCGAACCAGAAGAGGCCCCGGCATTCTGTCCAGCCACAACAGGACAAAGCCCGGACGCCCGGATCCACCAGCAACCGGGAGGCGGCGGCAGCGAGTGCTCCCTGGGTGGGCGTCCGAGGCGTGGGCAGTGCCCAGAGCTGCCACCTGGGGTCCGGCCCGCCTTGGGGTCCAGGCGAGGCCACCCTGCAACGGCCAGCGCTCATCCCTGAAGAGGAGTGTCTGGCCTCAGACTGGCTGGAGGACGACTCACCACTGCTCCACAGCCGCCAGGATGGCCATCTGCCCCGCTCCCCAGGCAGTGGTGACAGTACCGGTCGTAGTGCCTCGGGGTCAGGCAACAAGAGCTCCAGCAGGCCCCGGGCCCGGGCCAGGCAGAGCCGGCTGCCCCGTCTCAGGAGTTGCGGTGCACTGGTCAGGGCAGGTGGAGACGGTAGCTCGGCTGCAGAGCCTCCATGGAGCCCGGATGTCTCCAGGGCCTCGGGGCCCAGTGGGGAGAAGAGCCCTGTGGCGGGCCAGCCCTCG GGTCCGTCTTTGCCCCCTCCCATCCGGGTGCGAGTGCGAGTTCAGGACAGTCTTTTCCTCATCCCCGTCCCACACAG CAGGGAGGTCCACTCTGTGGCCTGGCTGGCTGATCAGGCTGCCCAGCGCTACTGCCAGGCCTGTGGGCTGCTGCCGAGGCTCGTCTTGCGAAAGGAGGGAGCCTTGCTGGCCCCACAGGACCCCATCCCTGATGTGCTACAGAGCAACGAGGAG GTATTGGCTGAGGTGACTTCGTGGGACCTCCCCCCGCTGGCTGACCGCTACCGCAGGGCCTGCCAGAGCCTGCAGCAAG AGGAGCACCAGGAGGTGCTCCAGGCCATGGAGTGCCAGGGCTCGGGCCCCTCATTCAGCGCCTGCTCCCTGGCCCTGCGCCAGACCCAGCTCACCCCACTGCTGCGGGCCCTGAAGCTGCACGCAGCTCTCCGGGAGCTGCACCTGGCAGGGAACCGGCTGGGGGATGGATGTGCTGCTGAGCTGCTGGCCGCCCTGGGCACCATGCCTGGCCTGATTCTCCTTGATCTCTCTTCCAATCACCTGGGCCCTGAAGGCCTACGCCAGCTTGCCACAGGCCTCCTGGGGCAGACCACCTTGCAG AACTTGGAGGAGCTGGACTTAAGCATGAACCCTCTCGGGGATGGCAGTGGTCAGGCCCTGGCATTCATCCTGCAGGCCTGCCCCTCACTCAGTACCTTGCATCTCCAGGCCTGTGGCTTTGGCCCCAGCTTCTTCCTGAGCCACCAGGCAGCCCTAGGTAGTGCCTTCCAAG ATGCCAAGCACCTGAAGACACTGTCTCTGTCCTACAACATCCTGGGCACCAGTGCCTTGGCCCAGGCCCTGCGGAGCCTGCCCGCTCACACCCTCCAGCGCCTGGAGCTTAGCTCTGTGGCAGCTAGCAAGAGTGACTCAGACCTCGTGGAGCCTGTGGTCAGATTCCTGACTAAG GAAGGCTGTGCTCTGACTCACTTGAGCCTGTCTGCAAACCACCTGGGCGACAAGGCGGTGAGAGAACTGAGCAG ATGCcttcctctttgcccctcactcATTTCACTGGACCTGTCTGCCAACCCTGAGATTGGCCGTGTTGGCCTGGAGGAGCTCCTGTCTGCCCTCCAGGTGCGGCCccaaggcctca
- the TONSL gene encoding tonsoku-like protein isoform X3 yields the protein MNVERELRQLSKAKAKAQRSGQLRDEAALSHQLGELLASHGRYAEALREHQHELQLLESIDDPLGCAVAHRKIGERLAELEDYSAALKHQHRYLELARSLSNHTELQRAWATIGRTYLDIYDHCQSQDALLQAQTAFEKSLAIVDEKLQGTLTKRELSEMRTRLYLNLGLTFESLQQMAPCNDYFRKSIFLAEQNRLYEDLFRARYNLGAIHWRRGQHSQAMRCLEGARECARALRKELMESDCCVLISQIFQDLGDFLAAKRALKKAYRLGFQKPLQKAAICRTLKYVLAVVQLQQQLQESEASDPQRAMGICEQLGDLFSKAGDFPKAAEAYQKQLYFAELLSRPGPELAVIHVSLAATLGDMKDHRRAVSHYEQELRLRGGDALEEAKTWLNIALSREEAGDAYELLAPCFQKALSCAQQAQRPQLQRQVLQHLHSVQLRLQPQEAPGTEARLQELSVPRDQEEDEDKEEEGDGDTPEASDVELSESEGDAEGWSQQPEEDEELRACLGRQTVNKWNRRNDVGETLLHRACIEGRLGRVQDLVRQGHPLNPRDYCGWTPLHEACNYGHLDIVRFLLDHGAVVDDPGGQGCEGITPLHDALNCGHFEVAELLIERGASVTLRTTKGHSPLETLQQWVRLYGKDLDSETREKAGAMERLLRAAPSGRAPHGSQAPHALPRNQLFDPEVSPPSSPCPGPPETSQARARVSLGQTVPAVTRPRRSRHKLASSSSSEGEDNPGPPRPNQKRPRHSVQPQQDKARTPGSTSNREAAAASAPWVGVRGVGSAQSCHLGSGPPWGPGEATLQRPALIPEEECLASDWLEDDSPLLHSRQDGHLPRSPGSGDSTGRSASGSGNKSSSRPRARARQSRLPRLRSCGALVRAGGDGSSAAEPPWSPDVSRASGPSGEKSPVAGQPSQGPSLPPPIRVRVRVQDSLFLIPVPHSREVHSVAWLADQAAQRYCQACGLLPRLVLRKEGALLAPQDPIPDVLQSNEEVLAEVTSWDLPPLADRYRRACQSLQQEEHQEVLQAMECQGSGPSFSACSLALRQTQLTPLLRALKLHAALRELHLAGNRLGDGCAAELLAALGTMPGLILLDLSSNHLGPEGLRQLATGLLGQTTLQACGFGPSFFLSHQAALGSAFQDAKHLKTLSLSYNILGTSALAQALRSLPAHTLQRLELSSVAASKSDSDLVEPVVRFLTKEGCALTHLSLSANHLGDKAVRELSRCLPLCPSLISLDLSANPEIGRVGLEELLSALQVRPQGLSFLGLSGCAVQGPLGLGLWDRITTQLQELQLCSRRLSTEDRDALRQLLPGQPGSACTLDRGPQLFYRRL from the exons ATGAATGTGGAGCGCGAGCTTCGTC agCTGAGCAAGGCTAAggccaaggcccagagaagcGGGCAGCTGCGGGACGAGGCCGCCCTCTCCCACCAGCTGGGGGAACTCCTGGCCAGCCATG GCCGCTACGCAGAGGCCCTGCGAGAGCACCAGCATGAGCTACAGCTCCTGGAGAGCATCGATGACCCTCTGGGCTGTGCCGTGGCCCACCGCAAGATCGGAGAGCGACTGGCTGAGCTGGAGGATTACTCAGCTGCCCTGAAG CACCAGCACCGCTACTTGGAGCTGGCCCGTTCCCTGTCTAATCATACTGAGCTGCAGAGGGCCTGGGCCACCATTGGCCGCACTTACCTGGACATCTATGACCACTGTCAGTCACAGGACGCCTTGCTGCAGGCACAGACTGCCTTTGAGAAGAGCTTGGCTATTGTGGACGAGAAGCTGCAGG GGACGCTGACCAAGCGAGAGCTGAGTGAGATGAGGACCCGACTCTACCTCAACCTGGGCCTCACTTTCGAGAGCCTGCAGCAGATGGCCCCGTGCAATGACTATTTCCGGAAGAGCATCTTCCTTGCCGA GCAGAACCGCCTCTACGAGGACCTATTCCGTGCCCGCTACAACCTGGGTGCCATCCACTGGCGCCGAGGGCAGCACTCCCAAGCCATGCGCTGCCTGGAGGGGGCCCGTGAGTGCGCACGTGCCCTGAGGAAGGAGCTCATGGAGAGTGACTGCTGCGTGCTCATCTCCCAG atCTTCCAAGACCTGGGGGACTTTTTGGCTGCCAAAAGAGCCCTGAAGAAAGCCTACAGGCTGGGCTTTCAGAAGCCTTTGCAGAAGGCAGCGATCTGCCGGACCCTTAAATATG TGCTGGCAGTGGTCCAGCTGCAGCAGCAGCTGCAAGAGTCGGAGGCCAGTGACCCCCAGCGTGCCATGGGCATCTGTGAGCAGCTGGGGGACCTGTTCTCTAAGGCAGGCGACTTCCCCAAGGCGGCCGAGGCCTACCAGAAGCAG CTGTATTTTGCAGAACTGCTAAGCAGGCCGGGGCCCGAGCTGGCCGTCATCCACGTGTCCCTGGCCGCCACCTTGGGAGACATGAAGGACCACCGCCGGGCCGTGTCCCACTATGAACAGGAGCTGAGGCTGCGTGGTGGCGACGCCCTGGAG gAGGCCAAGACCTGGTTAAACATTGCGCTATCCCGAGAGGAGGCCGGCGATGCCTATGAGCTGCTGGCACCATGCTTCCAAAAGGCTCTCAGCTGTGCCCAGCAGGCCCAGCGGCCCCAGCTGCAG AGGCAGGTCTTACAGCACCTCCACAGCGTGCAGCTAAGGCTGCAGCCCCAGGAGGCCCCTGGCACTGAAGCCAGGCTGCAGGAGCTGAGTGTGCCCAGAGACCAGGAGGAGGACGAGGataaggaggaggagggtgatggTGACACCCCCGAGGCCAGCGACGTGGAGCTCTCGGAGAGTG AGGGTGATGCTGAGGGCTGGTCCCAGCAGCCGGAGGAGGACGAGGAGCTGCGGGCCTGCCTGGGCCGGCAGACGGTGAACAAG TGGAACCGGCGCAATGATGTTGGGGAGACTCTGCTACACCGAGCTTGCATCGAGGGCCGCCTGGGTCGTGTCCAGGACCTTGTAAGGCAG GGCCACCCCCTGAACCCTCGGGACTACTGTGGCTGGACACCCCTGCATGAGGCCTGCAATTATGGGCATCTGG ACATTGTCCGCTTCCTGCTGGACCACGGGGCTGTGGTAGATGACCCAGGCGGCCAGGGCTGTGAAGGCATCACCCCTCTGCACGATGCCCTCAACTGCGGCCACTTCGAGGTGGCTGAACTGCTCATTGAACGGGGAGCGTCAGTCACACTCCGAACCACGAAG GGGCACAGCCCGCTGGAGACACTGCAGCAGTGGGTGAGGCTGTATGGCAAGGATCTGGACAGCGAAACCCGAGAGAAGGCTGGTGCCATGGAGAGGCTGCTCCGGGCGGCCCCCTCAGGCCGAG CTCCCCACGGTTCCCAGGCTCCCCACGCTCTTCCACGTAACCAGCTGTTTGACCCTGAGGTCTCTCCTCCCTCGAGCCCCTGCCCAGGACCCCCAGAGACCTCTCAGGCTCGTGCCAGGGTCTCTCTGGGGCAGACAGTTCCAGCTGTGACCAGGCCTCGGAGGAGCAGGCACAAACTGGCCAGCAGTAGCAGCTCAGAGGGTGAGGACAACCCAGGCCCCCCCCGACCGAACCAGAAGAGGCCCCGGCATTCTGTCCAGCCACAACAGGACAAAGCCCGGACGCCCGGATCCACCAGCAACCGGGAGGCGGCGGCAGCGAGTGCTCCCTGGGTGGGCGTCCGAGGCGTGGGCAGTGCCCAGAGCTGCCACCTGGGGTCCGGCCCGCCTTGGGGTCCAGGCGAGGCCACCCTGCAACGGCCAGCGCTCATCCCTGAAGAGGAGTGTCTGGCCTCAGACTGGCTGGAGGACGACTCACCACTGCTCCACAGCCGCCAGGATGGCCATCTGCCCCGCTCCCCAGGCAGTGGTGACAGTACCGGTCGTAGTGCCTCGGGGTCAGGCAACAAGAGCTCCAGCAGGCCCCGGGCCCGGGCCAGGCAGAGCCGGCTGCCCCGTCTCAGGAGTTGCGGTGCACTGGTCAGGGCAGGTGGAGACGGTAGCTCGGCTGCAGAGCCTCCATGGAGCCCGGATGTCTCCAGGGCCTCGGGGCCCAGTGGGGAGAAGAGCCCTGTGGCGGGCCAGCCCTCG cagGGTCCGTCTTTGCCCCCTCCCATCCGGGTGCGAGTGCGAGTTCAGGACAGTCTTTTCCTCATCCCCGTCCCACACAG CAGGGAGGTCCACTCTGTGGCCTGGCTGGCTGATCAGGCTGCCCAGCGCTACTGCCAGGCCTGTGGGCTGCTGCCGAGGCTCGTCTTGCGAAAGGAGGGAGCCTTGCTGGCCCCACAGGACCCCATCCCTGATGTGCTACAGAGCAACGAGGAG GTATTGGCTGAGGTGACTTCGTGGGACCTCCCCCCGCTGGCTGACCGCTACCGCAGGGCCTGCCAGAGCCTGCAGCAAG AGGAGCACCAGGAGGTGCTCCAGGCCATGGAGTGCCAGGGCTCGGGCCCCTCATTCAGCGCCTGCTCCCTGGCCCTGCGCCAGACCCAGCTCACCCCACTGCTGCGGGCCCTGAAGCTGCACGCAGCTCTCCGGGAGCTGCACCTGGCAGGGAACCGGCTGGGGGATGGATGTGCTGCTGAGCTGCTGGCCGCCCTGGGCACCATGCCTGGCCTGATTCTCCTTGATCTCTCTTCCAATCACCTGGGCCCTGAAGGCCTACGCCAGCTTGCCACAGGCCTCCTGGGGCAGACCACCTTGCAG GCCTGTGGCTTTGGCCCCAGCTTCTTCCTGAGCCACCAGGCAGCCCTAGGTAGTGCCTTCCAAG ATGCCAAGCACCTGAAGACACTGTCTCTGTCCTACAACATCCTGGGCACCAGTGCCTTGGCCCAGGCCCTGCGGAGCCTGCCCGCTCACACCCTCCAGCGCCTGGAGCTTAGCTCTGTGGCAGCTAGCAAGAGTGACTCAGACCTCGTGGAGCCTGTGGTCAGATTCCTGACTAAG GAAGGCTGTGCTCTGACTCACTTGAGCCTGTCTGCAAACCACCTGGGCGACAAGGCGGTGAGAGAACTGAGCAG ATGCcttcctctttgcccctcactcATTTCACTGGACCTGTCTGCCAACCCTGAGATTGGCCGTGTTGGCCTGGAGGAGCTCCTGTCTGCCCTCCAGGTGCGGCCccaaggcctca